The Candidatus Aramenus sp. CH1 genome includes a window with the following:
- a CDS encoding transcriptional repressor has translation METDTIELLRKSGLKVTPQRIAVLRLLSKGGHYNGEQIYEELKKTEPSISLSTVYNTLEALEKAGIINSFEAGGITWYEMRRVPHINIFCVDTNEIVDAEANVETIYRQLEEKGIKVKSLSIVAYSECANLKERSEGS, from the coding sequence ATGGAGACCGATACCATCGAACTGCTGAGAAAGAGCGGATTGAAAGTAACTCCGCAGAGGATAGCAGTACTAAGGCTCTTAAGTAAAGGAGGCCACTACAATGGTGAACAGATATACGAGGAGCTCAAGAAGACCGAGCCTAGCATTAGCTTGTCGACTGTCTACAACACGTTGGAGGCGCTAGAGAAGGCTGGAATAATAAACTCATTTGAGGCCGGTGGGATAACGTGGTACGAAATGAGAAGAGTTCCTCACATAAACATATTCTGCGTGGACACCAACGAGATTGTAGACGCCGAGGCAAACGTGGAAACCATTTACAGACAGCTTGAGGAGAAGGGGATAAAAGTAAAAAGCTTGAGCATTGTAGCCTACTCCGAGTGCGCTAACTTGAAAGAACGCTCAGAAGGAAGTTGA
- a CDS encoding CBS domain-containing protein, which yields MGIIRESLILRPYDSLLYAIKVMIMESVPKAIVTDEKQIPLGYITQKDIIKFLFERTEKRHLSQAFVSEVMSKDFVCVNQNIDPLEAAEVMVDKRQPLLVVCNDDGKLVGMIIKSDLSSYYSGQIKGLQKVSEFMSSPAVTVSPDDDLSRAIKLMLDKNISRLIVVGERIEGTITTTDILYMAPVLKYKENRIDVADVMSPNLIVIDEEEDLANAAKLMASRKIKGIPVVKRDGSLSGVVTTTDIVRAMLDEKVRKYLYEVKMYTSTF from the coding sequence ATGGGAATTATTAGGGAGTCCTTGATCCTCAGGCCTTACGATTCACTGCTATACGCCATAAAGGTCATGATCATGGAGTCCGTGCCAAAGGCCATAGTGACAGACGAGAAACAAATACCTTTAGGCTACATAACCCAGAAGGACATCATAAAGTTCCTTTTTGAGAGGACAGAGAAAAGACACTTAAGCCAAGCCTTTGTTTCCGAAGTGATGAGTAAGGACTTCGTGTGCGTCAACCAGAACATAGACCCACTTGAAGCAGCGGAAGTGATGGTGGACAAGAGGCAACCGCTATTGGTTGTATGCAACGACGACGGAAAACTAGTTGGGATGATAATCAAGAGCGATCTAAGTAGTTACTACTCTGGCCAGATTAAGGGCCTTCAGAAGGTCAGCGAGTTCATGAGCTCCCCTGCTGTGACTGTTAGCCCCGACGACGACTTGTCTAGGGCGATCAAGCTGATGCTGGATAAAAACATAAGCAGGCTAATAGTAGTAGGAGAGAGAATCGAGGGAACCATAACTACCACGGACATCTTGTATATGGCCCCTGTGTTAAAGTACAAGGAGAACAGGATTGACGTAGCTGACGTGATGAGCCCCAACTTGATAGTTATAGACGAAGAAGAGGACTTAGCTAACGCCGCAAAGCTAATGGCCTCCAGGAAAATCAAGGGTATACCAGTAGTCAAAAGGGATGGTTCTCTTTCCGGGGTGGTTACCACTACCGACATAGTAAGGGCAATGCTTGACGAAAAGGTAAGGAAGTACTTGTACGAGGTAAAGATGTACACGTCTACTTTTTAA
- a CDS encoding MTH1187 family thiamine-binding protein: protein MKYIVDISVEPIGTGSTSLSPYIKTVYEVLRKRGLKFYPAPSMTSVELDDITQLGYLIKEIDDALAEQGVKRIVTILKVDDRRDKENSIDHKLEVIGVKK, encoded by the coding sequence ATGAAGTACATAGTCGACATAAGCGTAGAGCCAATAGGCACGGGATCAACTAGCCTATCTCCTTATATAAAGACGGTATATGAGGTATTGAGGAAAAGGGGCTTAAAGTTTTACCCTGCTCCCTCAATGACTAGCGTAGAGCTAGACGACATAACACAATTAGGTTACCTCATCAAGGAAATAGACGACGCCTTGGCAGAACAGGGAGTGAAGAGAATAGTCACTATCTTAAAGGTAGACGACAGGCGGGACAAGGAGAACTCCATAGACCATAAACTAGAGGTCATAGGGGTTAAAAAGTAG